In a single window of the uncultured Dysgonomonas sp. genome:
- a CDS encoding nucleotide pyrophosphohydrolase has translation MTIEEAQLEVDNWIKTIGVRYFSELTNMTILTEEVGELARIMARTYGDQSFKKSDLDKNLGDEMADVLWVLICLANQTGINLTEAFQKNLEKKTNRDKDRHKNNEKLK, from the coding sequence ATGACAATAGAAGAAGCTCAACTGGAGGTTGATAACTGGATAAAAACAATTGGAGTACGCTATTTCAGCGAACTCACAAATATGACCATCCTCACTGAAGAGGTCGGTGAACTGGCACGTATTATGGCGCGCACATATGGCGATCAGTCATTCAAAAAATCTGATCTCGACAAAAATCTGGGAGACGAAATGGCCGATGTACTTTGGGTACTTATATGTTTAGCAAACCAGACAGGGATAAACCTGACAGAGGCTTTTCAAAAAAATCTGGAAAAGAAAACAAACAGGGATAAAGACAGGCATAAGAATAATGAAAAATTGAAATAA
- the dtd gene encoding D-aminoacyl-tRNA deacylase, which translates to MRVLIQRVTKASVTIENSTKSQIGKGLLILLGIEDNDNKEDIEWLCNKITNLRIFNDKDGVMNLSALDTKADILVVSQFTLHASTKKGNRPSYIRASKPDIAIPLYEAFCKTLSEKLNKDIGTGEFGADMQVELINDGPVTIWIDSKVKE; encoded by the coding sequence ATGAGAGTACTAATCCAACGTGTTACAAAAGCATCTGTAACAATAGAAAACAGCACAAAATCTCAGATAGGAAAAGGACTCCTTATCTTACTCGGGATAGAAGACAACGACAACAAAGAGGATATAGAATGGCTCTGTAATAAAATAACAAACCTTCGTATCTTTAATGACAAAGACGGTGTGATGAATCTCTCTGCATTGGATACAAAAGCTGATATACTGGTGGTCTCGCAATTCACGCTGCATGCATCGACTAAGAAAGGTAATCGCCCGTCTTACATCCGTGCATCAAAACCGGATATAGCAATTCCGCTTTATGAGGCGTTTTGCAAGACTCTAAGTGAAAAGCTGAATAAAGATATAGGAACAGGCGAATTTGGGGCAGATATGCAGGTAGAACTCATAAATGACGGGCCTGTAACGATATGGATAGACTCTAAAGTAAAAGAATAA
- a CDS encoding glycosyltransferase → MKKLKILYINNYSCDESAYNQVKNKRYPSNHLWGVCELREKGHHVEFIDMNHPQIKGKKNIIKKLIYKVQKKIYFGKIFRKYKNYDVVYSSQTDLSQTYFFAKSKKKGLCNPIMIAVLHHPGAYIPYSESYDKMIFISKPVLDMRPDFRPIAEYAFWGPDLNFYNYWKNKNVSNRHIESPNELIFVSNGKTRRDNNAFLSAASELDANVIIVCDSTCTPEQKYFSNDKFEIITSSQIGDTISNVDNISLLSKTDIMVIPINIESDVLCGLTSFVDALAMGMPIIMSDNTLMGIDIESEGFGFIYKTGDYKDLKKKMMMFYDDPGLVKKMGEKALNFGKKHSFSNFVAKLEEVINSSQPN, encoded by the coding sequence ATGAAAAAGTTGAAAATTCTATATATAAATAACTATTCTTGCGATGAATCGGCATACAATCAGGTCAAGAACAAGCGCTATCCAAGCAACCATCTCTGGGGAGTCTGCGAATTGAGAGAAAAGGGACATCATGTTGAATTCATAGATATGAACCACCCACAAATAAAAGGAAAAAAGAATATAATAAAGAAATTAATATACAAAGTTCAAAAAAAGATATATTTTGGAAAAATATTCCGGAAATATAAAAATTACGACGTAGTCTACTCCTCACAAACAGACCTGAGTCAAACATATTTTTTCGCCAAAAGCAAAAAGAAGGGATTATGCAACCCTATCATGATAGCAGTATTACATCATCCCGGGGCCTATATCCCCTATTCCGAATCTTATGATAAAATGATTTTTATAAGTAAGCCTGTCTTAGATATGAGGCCCGATTTTAGACCAATAGCCGAATATGCCTTTTGGGGTCCGGATCTTAACTTCTATAATTACTGGAAAAATAAAAATGTAAGTAACCGACACATAGAAAGCCCCAATGAACTTATATTTGTATCAAACGGTAAAACAAGAAGAGACAATAATGCCTTCTTATCAGCTGCTTCTGAGCTAGATGCAAATGTCATTATCGTTTGCGACAGTACATGTACACCTGAACAAAAATATTTTAGCAACGATAAATTTGAAATAATAACATCATCCCAAATTGGGGATACCATATCCAATGTAGATAATATCAGCCTGTTATCCAAAACAGATATAATGGTAATTCCGATAAACATAGAAAGTGACGTCCTTTGCGGATTAACCAGCTTTGTAGATGCTCTGGCAATGGGAATGCCCATCATAATGTCCGATAATACATTAATGGGAATAGATATAGAATCTGAAGGTTTTGGCTTTATATACAAAACCGGAGACTATAAGGATTTGAAGAAAAAGATGATGATGTTCTACGATGATCCCGGCCTCGTCAAAAAAATGGGAGAAAAAGCTCTCAACTTTGGTAAAAAACATTCCTTTAGTAATTTTGTAGCTAAACTAGAAGAAGTAATTAACAGCAGCCAACCAAACTAA
- a CDS encoding DUF308 domain-containing protein — translation MKNDLFYSAKQAVKFWWVSILVGVLAVALGIWSLITPLTTLVALTLVFAITFFVSGIFEIAFALSNKKVLKGWGWTLISGIIDLIFGLILVAMPVEVIALVLTYFVGFWVMFQSIWAIGSAAELQRNGVKGWGWLMTLAVLGVIMSFIFIMSPAFTTGFIIALVSISFISYGFFRIYLGFKLKSLHKEMDELEKRD, via the coding sequence ATGAAAAATGATTTATTCTATTCAGCGAAACAAGCAGTAAAATTTTGGTGGGTTTCAATATTAGTAGGAGTACTCGCGGTAGCTCTTGGTATATGGTCTTTGATTACACCGTTAACCACATTAGTGGCGCTCACTCTGGTCTTTGCCATCACATTCTTTGTCAGTGGTATCTTCGAAATCGCCTTTGCGCTATCCAACAAAAAAGTACTCAAGGGATGGGGATGGACTCTTATTAGCGGTATTATAGACCTTATTTTCGGGCTTATCCTTGTCGCCATGCCTGTAGAAGTTATTGCATTGGTATTAACTTATTTCGTCGGATTCTGGGTTATGTTCCAATCTATATGGGCAATAGGCTCGGCAGCCGAACTGCAACGCAATGGCGTAAAAGGATGGGGATGGTTGATGACATTAGCTGTACTCGGAGTTATTATGTCGTTTATCTTTATTATGAGCCCTGCATTTACTACCGGTTTCATCATAGCCTTAGTCAGCATTTCATTTATTTCCTACGGTTTCTTCCGCATATATTTAGGATTTAAACTGAAATCTTTGCATAAAGAAATGGATGAACTAGAAAAAAGGGATTAA
- a CDS encoding YcxB family protein, which translates to MENNMDKIIVTTQLSLNEYLKVNYYLLFKKWSMWLLSFVGLLSIFFYILGYADISALYFGVIFIIFFPALTYFLFRRNYFNDSRIKETITYTFDNEIVESKGESFNSNFTWDKVYMIAETKSWILLYPSRYIAYVIPKSKISKEDLNILKSIIESHKKIKNKLK; encoded by the coding sequence ATGGAAAACAACATGGATAAAATTATTGTAACAACACAATTAAGTCTAAACGAGTATTTAAAAGTGAACTATTATCTACTCTTCAAAAAATGGAGTATGTGGCTCCTTTCTTTTGTAGGCCTATTATCTATTTTCTTCTATATATTAGGATATGCAGATATCTCTGCTCTCTATTTTGGTGTTATTTTTATAATCTTTTTTCCTGCCTTGACATATTTTTTATTTAGAAGGAACTATTTTAATGATTCCAGGATTAAAGAAACCATTACTTATACTTTCGATAATGAGATTGTAGAATCTAAAGGAGAGTCATTTAATTCTAACTTTACGTGGGATAAAGTATATATGATTGCAGAAACCAAGAGTTGGATATTATTATATCCTAGCAGATATATCGCATATGTAATTCCGAAAAGTAAAATATCAAAGGAAGACTTGAATATTCTAAAATCAATAATAGAGAGTCATAAAAAGATAAAGAATAAGCTAAAGTAG
- a CDS encoding acyltransferase family protein, producing MIENKHKDRILFADVLRVFTIFAIIVFHITTNRWFTSFQENPAEWHTINIFVACLRWCVPVFFMLSGMIFLDPTYHTTIKKLYTKTIPRILCALIFWSVAYRLLSPLVASFLDIKPISGDDFHRIYEEIFLGTPWHHLWFMYPLLAMYILTPLLRIFTANAKKEHYIYFLILYFIFGSVIPTIDARFQVHVSFNISELFSYTGYFIAGYFFYKFDLTKKEKIVLYTLGIASLIGTYAVSTIVGVANGGPATQFFDRTGPNTMLSAFFIFVFVKDIINNSPKLLKYTNNKYITTLANCGLGIYLVHDFFNIILNILNINTGTFPAILSVPVLSILVYIASLGVVLIIKKIPVLNKWII from the coding sequence ATGATAGAGAATAAACATAAGGATAGAATCTTGTTTGCAGATGTACTAAGAGTATTCACAATATTCGCTATTATAGTATTTCATATAACGACTAATCGCTGGTTTACGTCATTTCAGGAAAACCCTGCCGAATGGCACACAATAAATATATTTGTAGCCTGCCTAAGATGGTGTGTCCCTGTATTCTTTATGCTAAGTGGGATGATATTTCTCGATCCCACCTATCATACAACAATTAAAAAGCTGTATACCAAAACAATACCCCGTATATTATGTGCTCTTATATTCTGGAGCGTGGCTTATCGCCTACTTTCGCCTTTGGTAGCTTCTTTTCTGGATATAAAACCCATTTCAGGTGACGATTTCCACCGTATCTATGAAGAAATATTCCTGGGTACTCCATGGCACCATCTATGGTTCATGTATCCGTTGCTGGCAATGTATATACTCACTCCCCTACTCCGTATTTTCACGGCAAATGCAAAAAAAGAACATTATATCTACTTCCTAATCCTCTACTTTATATTCGGCTCTGTAATCCCTACAATAGATGCTCGTTTTCAGGTACATGTCAGCTTCAATATAAGCGAGTTATTTTCATATACAGGATATTTTATCGCAGGATACTTTTTCTACAAATTCGATCTGACAAAAAAAGAAAAAATTGTATTATACACTTTGGGAATTGCATCATTAATAGGAACATATGCTGTCTCTACCATTGTCGGGGTGGCTAACGGAGGCCCGGCCACTCAATTTTTCGACAGAACGGGCCCCAATACCATGCTATCGGCATTCTTTATATTCGTCTTTGTAAAAGACATAATCAACAATAGCCCTAAATTGCTAAAATATACGAACAATAAGTATATAACTACCCTTGCAAACTGTGGACTAGGCATATATCTTGTACATGATTTTTTCAATATAATACTCAATATTCTGAATATAAACACAGGAACTTTCCCTGCCATCCTATCCGTACCTGTACTTTCCATCCTCGTATATATAGCATCTCTTGGAGTTGTTCTCATAATCAAGAAGATACCTGTACTTAACAAATGGATTATCTGA
- the uvrC gene encoding excinuclease ABC subunit UvrC — protein sequence MNEYLKNIIQNIPEKPGCYQYFDDKGIIIYVGKAKNLKKRVSQYFTKNHDSPKTRILVSKIRDIKYIIVDTEEDTLLLENNLIKEFQPRYNVMLKDDKSYPSIVIRNEYYPRVELTRKISKDGSQYFGPYTNVLSVKTLLEFVHKLYPIRTCSLNLTPEKIAEGKYKVCLEYHIKRCLGPCVGLQTSENYIKNVESIKEILKGNTNIVSDEIYAKMLELAENQEFEEANKLKEKYLLVENFKNKSTVVSNINYNIDVYSYDEDEGAAYINYLNVHNGAIIQAYTFEYRKRLEEEKEELLGLGIIEVRERFGSKAKEIVVPFYPDLALEGVEFMIPQRGDKKKLLLLSTQNVRQYKIDKLKKAESLNPEQRSVRILKEIQKDLNLKELPTHIECFDNSNIQGTNPVSACVVFKMGKPSKRDYRHFNVKTVEGPDDFSTMREVVYRRYRRLLEEEIPLPQLIVIDGGKGQLSAACESLKALGIYGKVAIVGIAKRLEEIYYPEDSIPLYLDKNSESLKVLQHLRDEAHRFGITFHRNQRSKSQVKSELDNIKGIGDETKRLLLREFRSVKRIKLAEDRELEKIIGKFKTALIRKYFEEKNN from the coding sequence ATGAATGAATACCTCAAAAATATAATACAAAATATTCCGGAAAAACCCGGCTGTTATCAATATTTTGATGACAAGGGAATTATTATATATGTAGGTAAAGCAAAAAATCTAAAAAAAAGAGTTTCGCAGTACTTTACAAAAAATCATGATAGTCCAAAGACAAGGATACTTGTCAGCAAAATACGGGACATAAAATATATTATTGTAGATACGGAAGAAGACACTCTCCTACTCGAGAACAATCTGATAAAAGAATTTCAGCCGCGTTACAATGTAATGCTCAAGGATGACAAATCTTACCCGTCAATTGTTATCCGGAATGAATATTACCCAAGAGTAGAACTAACCAGAAAAATTTCGAAAGATGGCTCACAATACTTTGGACCTTATACAAATGTATTAAGCGTAAAAACTCTTTTGGAATTTGTTCATAAATTATATCCTATTCGTACCTGCTCGTTAAATTTGACCCCGGAAAAGATTGCAGAGGGAAAATATAAGGTTTGTCTGGAATATCATATAAAAAGATGCCTTGGCCCATGTGTAGGATTGCAGACGTCTGAAAATTATATTAAAAATGTAGAATCGATAAAAGAGATACTAAAAGGAAATACAAATATCGTAAGCGATGAGATCTATGCCAAAATGCTTGAACTTGCCGAGAATCAAGAATTTGAAGAAGCGAATAAATTGAAAGAAAAATATTTGCTTGTAGAAAACTTCAAAAATAAATCGACAGTTGTAAGCAACATAAATTATAATATAGATGTGTATAGTTACGATGAAGATGAAGGTGCTGCCTATATCAATTATCTGAACGTACATAACGGAGCAATAATACAAGCCTATACGTTCGAATATCGTAAGCGGTTGGAAGAAGAGAAGGAAGAACTTCTCGGTCTGGGTATTATAGAAGTAAGAGAACGGTTCGGCTCGAAGGCTAAAGAAATTGTTGTCCCATTTTATCCCGACCTTGCACTTGAAGGGGTAGAATTCATGATTCCGCAGCGTGGAGATAAGAAAAAATTGTTGCTTCTTTCGACACAAAACGTAAGACAGTACAAAATAGACAAATTAAAAAAAGCAGAAAGCCTTAACCCTGAACAGCGTAGTGTAAGAATACTGAAAGAAATACAGAAAGACCTAAACCTCAAAGAGTTACCTACACATATAGAGTGTTTCGATAACTCAAATATACAGGGAACGAATCCGGTGTCAGCTTGCGTCGTCTTCAAAATGGGAAAACCATCGAAAAGAGACTACCGCCACTTTAATGTAAAAACAGTTGAAGGCCCCGATGATTTCTCTACCATGCGCGAAGTCGTTTATCGTCGCTATCGCAGATTGCTGGAAGAGGAAATTCCCCTACCCCAACTCATTGTAATAGATGGAGGTAAAGGACAATTAAGTGCTGCATGTGAATCTCTTAAAGCATTAGGGATATATGGAAAGGTTGCAATAGTAGGTATTGCCAAACGTTTGGAAGAGATTTACTATCCTGAAGATTCAATACCTCTCTATCTTGATAAAAATTCAGAATCGCTCAAAGTACTTCAACATCTTAGAGATGAAGCTCATAGATTTGGTATTACCTTCCACCGAAATCAACGGAGCAAAAGTCAGGTGAAATCAGAGCTAGACAATATAAAAGGTATCGGAGACGAAACTAAAAGACTACTTCTCAGAGAGTTTCGGAGCGTAAAAAGAATAAAACTGGCAGAAGACAGAGAACTTGAAAAAATTATAGGAAAGTTCAAGACTGCATTGATAAGAAAGTATTTCGAAGAAAAAAACAATTAA
- a CDS encoding adenine phosphoribosyltransferase, producing the protein MEQFTKEQKLTFLRNTVRNIPDFPIPGIQFKDVTPLFNTKESLSILTDVLLEEYKGKGITKVVGIESRGFIMGPIMALELGAGFVPIRKPGKLPAEVYEEEYAKEYGVDKIQIHKDSLSEDDVVLIHDDLLATGGTMFAAYNLVKRMGVKNIYVNFIIELEELKGRTLFPEDVDIKALIQFSI; encoded by the coding sequence ATGGAGCAATTCACAAAAGAGCAAAAGCTAACTTTCTTAAGGAATACAGTAAGAAACATCCCTGATTTTCCAATTCCCGGAATCCAGTTTAAAGATGTAACACCATTATTCAACACCAAAGAATCTCTATCTATATTAACAGATGTCCTTCTGGAAGAATATAAAGGGAAAGGTATCACGAAAGTAGTAGGGATAGAATCGAGGGGATTTATTATGGGCCCCATAATGGCACTTGAACTCGGAGCAGGATTTGTACCTATAAGAAAACCCGGGAAACTTCCGGCGGAAGTGTACGAAGAAGAGTATGCGAAAGAATATGGTGTGGATAAAATTCAGATTCATAAAGATTCATTATCTGAAGATGATGTTGTCCTTATACACGATGATCTGCTTGCGACAGGAGGAACCATGTTTGCCGCTTATAATTTGGTGAAAAGAATGGGAGTAAAAAACATCTATGTAAATTTCATTATAGAGCTGGAAGAACTAAAAGGAAGAACATTATTTCCAGAAGATGTAGATATAAAAGCTTTGATACAGTTTTCCATATAG
- the mnmG gene encoding tRNA uridine-5-carboxymethylaminomethyl(34) synthesis enzyme MnmG produces the protein MNFKYDVIVVGAGHAGCEAAAAAANMGSKTLLITMDMNKIAQMSCNPAVGGIAKGQIVREIDALGGQMGIVTDTTAIQFRMLNKSKGPAMWSPRAQSDRAQFILKWRGIIENTDNLFVWQDTVTSLIIENKTVTGVKTAMGVNFSAKSVVLTNGTFLNGLMHIGKTQLGGGRVSEPASFGITEQLREFGFTTDRMKTGTPARIDGRSVDFSLMEEQKGDDDFHKFSYLDFAPRTLKQLSCWITYTNEDVHSTLRDRLDDSPLYNGQIKSIGPRYCPSIETKVVTFAEKTSHQLFLEPEGENTQEYYLNGFSSSLPLHTQIEALQRIPAFRNIHIYRPGYAIEYDFFDPTQLKHTLETKLINNLFFAGQINGTTGYEEAGGQGLIAGINAHIKTQGGNEFILKRDEAYIGVLIDDLVTKGVDEPYRMFTSRAEYRILLRQDDADARLTEKGYNIGLAKRERIDLLNHKREEMKRIIDFTANYSLKPEYINEGLEKLGTSPLKHGLKLKDVITRPQVSIDSIAELVPAFKTELDKIPNRKEEIKEACEIIIKYDGYIKREQLIADKISRLENIQIKGKFNYEAILSLSTEARQKLAKIGPETIAQASRIPGVSPNDISILLVLLGR, from the coding sequence ATGAACTTCAAATATGACGTAATTGTTGTCGGGGCAGGCCATGCCGGTTGCGAAGCTGCAGCCGCTGCGGCCAACATGGGATCTAAAACCCTGCTGATAACAATGGACATGAACAAAATCGCCCAGATGAGTTGCAACCCCGCAGTAGGTGGCATCGCAAAAGGGCAAATAGTGCGGGAAATAGATGCCCTCGGGGGACAGATGGGAATTGTCACGGATACAACTGCTATCCAATTCCGCATGCTGAACAAATCGAAAGGTCCTGCCATGTGGAGTCCACGGGCACAAAGCGACCGTGCGCAATTCATACTTAAATGGAGAGGGATCATCGAAAACACCGATAACCTTTTTGTATGGCAAGACACAGTAACCTCGCTGATTATAGAAAACAAAACTGTAACAGGAGTGAAGACTGCAATGGGTGTAAATTTCTCGGCAAAATCGGTAGTTCTCACAAACGGCACATTTCTGAACGGACTAATGCATATAGGCAAAACGCAACTCGGAGGAGGACGTGTTTCTGAACCGGCATCATTCGGAATCACTGAACAATTGAGAGAATTCGGATTCACTACCGACAGGATGAAAACAGGTACTCCCGCCAGAATAGACGGAAGAAGCGTCGATTTCAGTTTAATGGAAGAACAAAAGGGCGATGATGATTTCCACAAGTTCTCATACCTCGACTTCGCACCCCGCACATTAAAACAACTTAGCTGTTGGATTACTTACACCAACGAAGATGTGCATTCCACTTTACGCGATAGATTGGATGATTCTCCACTTTACAACGGGCAGATAAAAAGTATAGGGCCACGCTATTGCCCAAGTATAGAAACAAAGGTTGTAACATTCGCGGAGAAAACTTCACACCAATTATTCTTGGAACCGGAAGGGGAAAACACACAGGAATACTATCTGAATGGATTTTCGTCCTCTCTCCCACTCCATACTCAGATCGAGGCCTTACAAAGAATTCCGGCATTCAGGAATATACATATTTACAGACCCGGCTATGCAATCGAATATGACTTTTTCGATCCCACACAACTAAAACATACATTGGAAACGAAGCTAATCAACAATCTGTTTTTCGCAGGACAGATAAATGGGACTACCGGATATGAAGAGGCAGGCGGTCAAGGGTTGATAGCGGGGATAAATGCCCATATAAAAACACAAGGAGGAAACGAATTCATCCTGAAAAGAGACGAGGCATACATCGGCGTATTAATCGATGATTTGGTAACCAAAGGTGTCGATGAACCATACCGTATGTTTACCTCGCGTGCGGAGTATAGAATATTGCTTCGTCAAGACGATGCAGACGCACGCCTTACCGAAAAAGGTTACAATATCGGCTTGGCAAAGAGAGAGAGGATCGATCTCCTGAATCATAAGAGAGAAGAGATGAAGCGAATTATCGATTTCACCGCCAACTACTCTTTGAAGCCAGAGTACATAAATGAAGGGTTGGAAAAACTGGGCACTAGCCCATTGAAGCATGGCTTGAAACTGAAAGATGTAATCACACGCCCGCAGGTATCTATAGACAGCATAGCAGAACTAGTTCCTGCTTTCAAAACAGAGCTGGATAAAATCCCAAACAGAAAAGAAGAAATCAAAGAGGCCTGCGAAATAATCATTAAGTATGACGGCTATATTAAGAGAGAGCAATTGATTGCTGATAAGATTTCACGTCTCGAAAACATCCAGATAAAAGGGAAATTTAATTACGAAGCTATACTCTCCCTTTCCACCGAAGCACGCCAAAAGCTAGCAAAAATAGGCCCTGAAACAATCGCTCAGGCAAGCCGAATTCCGGGAGTTTCACCAAACGACATATCAATATTATTGGTACTTTTGGGTAGATAA
- a CDS encoding copper homeostasis protein CutC, with translation MITLEVCANSTQSAINGQKGGAIRVELCDNLSEGGTTPSLSQMQNTRQLINIQLNVLIRPREGDFLYSDLEFEIMKQDIHHCGQAKCDGVVFGILNPDGSIDKKRNQELVNIAHKYNMTTTFHRAFDRCNNLFDSLEDIIGLGCDRILTSGGMESAPEGKEILKKLIGQADQRIIIMPGGGITENNISELVKATDLKEFHGSFRSRYNGGMQYKSPVFTNEEEEYSMLLTDPEKVKQALENANNI, from the coding sequence ATGATTACACTTGAAGTTTGCGCCAATTCAACGCAATCGGCTATAAATGGACAAAAAGGAGGAGCAATCAGAGTCGAATTATGTGATAATCTGAGCGAAGGAGGGACTACCCCTTCCCTATCACAGATGCAAAATACAAGGCAACTAATTAATATTCAATTAAATGTACTTATCCGTCCGCGTGAAGGAGACTTTCTGTATAGCGATCTGGAGTTTGAAATAATGAAACAAGACATTCATCATTGCGGACAAGCCAAATGTGATGGTGTTGTATTCGGAATATTGAATCCGGATGGAAGCATCGATAAAAAACGAAATCAAGAATTAGTAAACATTGCGCATAAATACAATATGACTACTACTTTTCACCGTGCTTTTGACAGATGTAATAATTTGTTCGATTCGTTAGAAGATATTATAGGATTGGGATGTGACCGCATACTTACATCAGGCGGGATGGAATCTGCGCCAGAAGGAAAAGAGATATTAAAGAAATTAATCGGTCAGGCTGACCAAAGGATAATAATCATGCCCGGAGGAGGCATCACGGAAAACAATATTTCGGAGCTGGTTAAAGCTACCGATTTAAAAGAATTTCATGGTTCGTTCCGAAGCAGGTACAACGGAGGGATGCAATACAAATCACCTGTTTTTACAAACGAAGAAGAAGAATATAGCATGCTTCTGACCGATCCCGAAAAAGTTAAACAGGCGTTGGAAAATGCCAATAATATTTAA